The Cloeon dipterum chromosome 3, ieCloDipt1.1, whole genome shotgun sequence genome includes a region encoding these proteins:
- the cn gene encoding kynurenine 3-monooxygenase — protein sequence METITGANGCDGFPKIKVAIVGGGLVGTLSACYFAKRGHEVHLYELRPDIRDLEHVPGRSINLALSVRGRAALKEVGLEEQLVQRHGIPMYARMIHELDGSTRSIPYGKKDQCIYSVGRRFLNESLLTAAEKYPNVHCHFNQKLVSADLKQGQMTFERQPSKEIEQVEAQLVVGADGAFSSVRKQMMKQPLFDFSQTYIPHGYLELCIPALSDGTHAMPKNYLHIWPRGRFMMIALPNQDASWTVTLFMPFDEFGKLDTPQRLLAFFKEHFPDAVPLIGEEKLVSDFFACKPSPLVSVKCGPYNIGDTALIIGDAAHAMVPFYGQGMNAGFEDCRLLDAVLLKHKFDVGPALKEFSTTRRPDAEAICGLAMYNYVEMRDLVNRKSFLIRKKVDSLLHSLMPNLWIPLYTSVTFSHMPYAQCIKNKEWQDKILDRALTLMAASLVAFAAFFYYNATH from the exons ATGGAAACGATCACAGGTGCCAATGGTTGCGACGGCTTCCCAAAAATCAAAGTTGCCATCGTCGGAGGAGGCCTG GTGGGAACTCTAAGCGCGTGTTACTTTGCGAAGAGAGGTCACGAGGTGCACTTGTACGAGCTACGTCCAG ACATCCGTGACTTGGAGCACGTCCCTGGCCGCTCCATCAACCTGGCCCTTTCTGTGCGTGGCAGGGCGGCCCTGAAGGAGGTGGGTCTGGAGGAGCAGTTGGTGCAGCGGCACGGCATTCCCATGTACGCGCGTATGATTCATGAGCTGGACGGCTCCACCAGGTCCATCCCGTACGGAAAGAAGGACCAG TGCATCTACTCCGTGGGCAGGAGATTCCTGAACGAGTCTTTGTTAACAG cggCGGAGAAATACCCCAATGTGCATTGCCACTTCAACCAAAAACTTGTTTCGGCGGATTTGAAACAAGGGCAGATGACGTTCGAAAG GCAGCCAAGCAAAGAGATTGAGCAAGTGGAGGCGCAACTGGTGGTTGGCGCAGACGGCGCCTTTTCCTCAGTGCGCAAGCAAATGATGAAGCAGCCTCTGTTCGACTTCAGCCAAACCTACATCCCCCACGGCTACCTGGAGCTCTGCATTCCAGCCCTGTCAGACGGCACGCACGCCATGCCCAAGAACTACCTGCACATCTGGCCGCGCGGCCGTTTCATGATGATTGCCCTGCCGAATCAGGACGCCTCCTGGACCGTGACCCTGTTCATGCCCTTCGACGAGTTTGGCAAGCTGGACACGCCGCAACGCCTGCTCGCGTTCTTCAAAGAGCACTTCCCGGACGCTGTGCCTCTCATCGGGGAGGAAAAACTCGTGTCTGACTTCTTCGCGTGCAAGCCATCGCCTCTCGTGTCGGTCAAGTGTGGACCGTACAACATCGGTGACACTGCCCTCATCATCGGGGACGCTGCCCACGCTATGGTGCCCTTCTACGGCCAGGGCATGAACGCG GGCTTTGAGGACTGCCGACTGCTTGATGCAGTGCTcctgaaacacaaatttgacGTGGGCCCTGCACTAAAAGAGTTTTCTACAACGCGAAGACCTGACGCAGAGGCAATCTGTGGCTTGGCAATGTACAACTACGTTGAA ATGCGCGACTTGGTGAACAGGAAATCTTTCCTGATCAGAAAGAAGGTGGACAGCCTACTGCACTCACTGATGCCCAACCTTTGGATTCCACTCTACACATCAGTCACCTTCTCTCACATGCCATACGCGCAATGCATCAAGAACAAAGAATGGCAGGACAAG ATCCTAGACCGAGCCTTAACCTTGATGGCAGCTTCACTGGTGGCGTTCGCAGCCTTTTTCTATTATAACGCAACTCATTGA
- the RpL14 gene encoding large ribosomal subunit protein eL14 codes for MPFQRFVEPGRVAYIAEGIHSGKLCTIVDVIDQTRALVDGPESGVPRTAVRFKQMHLTKFKFPLTYTSPTRIVRKSWKEAQISEKWAESSWAHKIDARKRRSELTDFDRFKLGRARQTRNRIITRVYQKLKTKAARSGRTFPARKRSKKTANPKNAAAKAAAKGKGKK; via the exons ATG CCATTCCAAAGGTTCGTTGAGCCAGGCCGAGTGGCGTACATCGCCGAAGGCATTCACAGTGGCAAATTATGCACCATTGTGGATGTTATTGACCAAACCAGG GCTCTGGTTGATGGACCCGAGTCCGGCGTGCCCCGGACAGCTGTGCGCTTCAAGCAGATGCATCTGACGAAGTTCAAGTTTCCCCTGACCTACACCTCGCCCACCAGAATTGTCCGCAAGTCCTGGAAGGAAGCCCAGATCAGTGAAAAGTGGGCTGAGAGCAGTTGGGCCCATAAAATTGACGCCAGGAAGAGG AGATCGGAGCTTACTGATTTCGACCGCTTCAAGCTTGGCCGTGCGCGCCAGACTCGCAATCGCATTATCACTAGAGTGTACCAGAAGCTGAAGACAAAGGCTGCGCGCTCAGGCCGTACTTTCCCTGCCAGGAAACGCAGCAAGAAGACCGCCAACCCTAAGAATGCTGCGGCCAAGGCTGCCGCCAAGGGCAAGGGAAAGAAGTAA
- the LOC135941549 gene encoding uncharacterized protein LOC135941549, with protein MAELKQDLQEYLLSKESSSSSLKIEMPSLPDVLSKPSSWFSKDSSSAPDQSTASYCFPSMSRLQRIIGFACCLGMGMLCFGLSLLYLPVLVLKARKFALLFTMGSLFSMISFSFLWGVTAHWQHMTAKERLPFSACYVASLLATIYFSMVVQSTPITCLCAVLQVVALVWFLLSYVPSGHNGIKFLFQLCTSSIGRTLPV; from the exons ATGGCGGAGCTGAAACAAGACCTCCAGGAGTATCTCCTTTCAAAGGAGTCATCCTCATCGTCGCTAAAAATTGAGATGCCCAGTCTCCCAGACGTTCTTTCGAAGCCCTCTTCCTGGTTTTCGAAGGATTCATCATCAGCACCTGACCAGAGCACGGCATCTTACTGTTTTCCTTCTatg tcTCGCCTCCAAAGGATAATTGGGTTCGCCTGTTGCCTGGGAATGGGGATGCTGTGCTTTGGACTGTCTCTGCTCTACTTGCCGGTGCTGGTTCTCAAAGCgagaaaatttgctctgcTGTTCACCATGGGCAGTTTATTCTCTATGATTAG cTTTTCCTTTCTGTGGGGCGTGACTGCTCACTGGCAACACATGACTGCAAAGGAACGGCTGCCTTTTTCCGCCTGCTATGTGGCATCTCTCCTGGCAACAATCTATTTTTCAATGGTAGTCCAAAGCACCCCGATAACATGCTTGTGTGCCGTCCTGCAAGTGGTGGCCCTGGTCTGGTTCCTCCTGTCGTACGTACCAAGCGGCCACAATGGAATTAAATTCCTGTTCCAACTCTGCACTAGCTCCATAGGTCGAACACTGCCTGTTTGA
- the Mlh1 gene encoding DNA mismatch repair protein Mlh1, with product MSELGVIRKLDEVVINRIAAGEVIQRPSNALKEMMENSLDAKATSVQVVVKDGGIKSLQILDNGTGIRLKDMDIICERFTTSKLKKFEDLATVGTYGFRGEALASISHVAHVTITTKTADAKCAYRATYVDGKIQGQPKPCAANQGTKILVEDLFYNCKTRREALKPNEEFSRICDLVGKYSIQNSLTAFNLKKLGDSTAEINTPVKSSAKNNIQLIYGSEIAKELFDLGFEDKDLNLQVTGHATNGRYKGPRLEMIIFINGRLVECPSIKKQVELVYSEYLPAKSYPFVYLSVEMPQRFVDVNVHPTKESVEFFNERAIIERIGSELKEKLSANHKSKSHGVAVESSKSVQPMVIEQKPNKAANPKTTTGPKRNSVSLDSVKELRKQIDEQLDQNVQEIFSTHSYVGGDWQKGVIFIQHSTKLCMVQTQEVCSEFFYQLLINRFGDFGQLSFKEPLDLASAALEALQLEECGWEESHGPKEELATAISAFLTQKRAMLEDYFNIVINEEGKMLAFPLLLENYVPDFGELPMLIVRLATDVEWDAEKECFSGVCREVASFYAHPELRLDSTNEKDRDDHATNEFNTVMENSVLRAMRTEFLPPKSILERRLLLQVARVEDLYPIFERC from the exons ATGAGTGAATTGGGAGTTATTAGAAAATTGGATGAAGTTGTCATCAACAGGATTGCCGCTGGAGAGGTAATCCAGCGTCCCTCAAACGCCCTGAAAGAAATGATGGAAAATAG CTTAGATGCCAAGGCTACCAGCGTTCAGGTTGTCGTTAAAGACGGTGGAATCAAGAGTctgcaaattttggacaaTGGCACCGGCATTAGGCTCAAAGACATGGACATTATCTGCGAGAGATTCACCACTAGCAAACTAAAGAAATTTGAAGATCTGGCCACAGTAGGAACGTATGGCTTTCGTGGAGAGGCTCTTGCCAGCATCAGCCATGTAGCTCACGTCACAATCACCACAAAAACAGCAGATGCCAAGTGTGCTTACAG GGCTACGTATGTTGATGGAAAAATCCAAGGACAGCCCAAACCATGTGCTGCAAACCAGGGTACAAAAATCCTAGTCGAAGATCTCTTTTACAACTGTAAAACTAGAAGAGAGGCATTGAAGCCAAATGAGGAGTTCAGCAGAATCTGCGATCTTGTTGGAAAATACTCAATCCAAAATTCCCTGACagctttcaatttaaaaaagttgggTGACAGCACAGCAGAAATTAACACCCCAGTCAAATCTAgcgctaaaaataatattcaactCATTTATGGGTCTGAAATTGCTAAAGAGCTGTTTGACTTGGGATTTGAAGATAAGGACCTCAACTTACAAGTAACAGGTCACGCAACCAACGGAAG GTACAAAGGCCCTCGTCTTGAAATGATCATTTTCATCAATGGTCGGCTTGTCGAGTGCCCCAGCATTAAGAAGCAGGTGGAGCTCGTGTACTCTGAATACCTGCCTGCAAAATCTTACCCTTTTGTCTACCTGAGCGTTGAGATGCCCCAGCGTTTTGTTGATGTCAACGTCCACCCCACCAAGGAGTCTGTCGAGTTCTTCAACGAAAGAGCCATCATTGAAAGGATCGGGTCGGAGCTCAAGGAAAAGTTGAGCGCCAACCATAAATCCAAAAGCCATGGAGTGGCCGTTGAATCAAGCAAATCTGTGCAGCCCATGGTGATTGAGCAGAAGCCTAACAAAGCGGCAAATCCCAAAACTACCACAGGCCCAAAGAGAAACAGTGTCTCGCTTGACAGCGTGAAAGAACTGAGGAAACAAATTGACGAGCAGCTGGATCAAAATGTTCAG gagATTTTCAGCACTCACTCTTACGTTGGAGGTGACTGGCAAAAAGGAGTGATTTTTATCCAGCACTCAACTAAACTGTGCATGGTCCAGACGCAAGAAGTGTGTTCCGAGTTTTTCTACCAGCTGCTTATCAATCGCTTTGGGGACTTCGGCCAATTAAGTTTCAAAGAACCTTTGGACTTGGCTTCGGCAGCTTTGGAAGCTCTTCAATTGGAAGAGTGCGGTTGGGAAGAGAGTCACGGCCCAAAGGAAGAACTCGCCACCGCAATATCAGCATTTCTCACGCAAAAACGAGCAATGCTTGAGGATTATTTCAACATTGTGATCAACGAGGAAGGCAAAATGCTGGCGTTTCCcttgctgctggaaaattatgtCCCAGATTTTGGAGAACTTCCCATGCTGATTGTGAGGCTTGCTACCGATGTGGAATGGGACGCAGAAAAGGAGTGCTTCAGTGGAGTGTGCCGAGAAGTTGCTTCATTTTATGCACACCCAGAACTCCGTTTGGACTCGACAAACGAAAAG GACCGTGATGATCATGCAACAAATGAATTCAACACTGTAATGGAAAACAGCGTTTTACGAGCAATGAGAACCGAATTTCTGCCACCCAAGTCCATTTTGGAGAGACGCCTCTTGTTGCAGGTTGCGAGAGTGGAAGACTTGTAtccaatttttgaaagatgctga
- the LOC135938384 gene encoding UPF0669 protein v1g209471-like encodes MQQVWLVFLVAVVLLFDNAKGEIRLHSVSGEVGRGNFTYYSLMYEGPISLILHSNRGDCDLYVSQHNSKPTYEPHTYCLHSNTCGLDRVDIPEAFKRPVGVGVYGHPSHRSCEYLLEVLLERSELGDDPRVSYEPQETNGHQEEQSLLWGIIVSVAELLLEGLLL; translated from the exons ATGCAGCAGGTCTGGCTGGTCTTCTTGGTTGCAGTTGTTTTATTATTCGACAACGCTAAAGGCGAGATTCGCCTGCACTCCGTGTCCGGCGAGGTCGGCCGCGGTAACTTCACCTACTACAGTTTGATGTACGAAGGCCCTATCTCGCTGATTCTGCATTCCAACCGCGGTGACTGCGACCTTTACGTTTCTCAACACAACTCGAAGCCTACCTACGAACCGCACACGTACTGTCTACACAGCAACACCTGCGGACTAGACCGAGTGGACATTCCAGAGGCTTTCAAGCGGCCAGTCGGTGTTGGAGTGTACGGACACCCTTCGCACAGGTCCTGCGAGTATTTGTTGGAG gTGTTGCTGGAGAGGAGTGAACTGGGAGACGATCCACGAGTGTCCTACGAACCGCAGGAAACAAACGGACATCAGGAGGAGCAGAGCTTGCTTTGGGGGATCATTGTCTCGGTCGCTGAACTCTTGCTTGAAGGCTTACTGCTCTAG
- the mei-9 gene encoding DNA repair endonuclease XPF translates to MTRMLEYERQLLLDMVGVNCLLISAAGLDIERVMESLLRAYLDPRNLVLVVGTGSEQELRLANALGVPPSTQKCSYDEGGVVFVTARVLVVDALRDRVPLASVTGVVMLRAHAILAQEAFALRLFRQRNPTGFICAVSDAPSRFSSHNVRKVMRTIFCDNLLLWPRFHSVVVSALSGVTPEVVELHVTMTQSMLKIQTALLELLSYCVRELRRLNPGLLDELNVEEALASPRTLQRLLDPVWHQLGPKSRQLIADAKTLRTLLRSLCQSDSASFLAQLAPLRTAEYAQRSSGWLLLPAAESLFVLAKGRDGNEKEICPKWSALADVLEEEAKDDGENKILILAEERRTCRQLMRYLTKDEASSEDDQTFFKKNNCLVFLEPLVSPLEPLLAAFSPRIIILYDANVVAVRQLEVFQARNPEPRLRVYFVVFGGSVEEQLYLTALRREKDAFEALVREKASLGAGEVSVDVGVESAKHGIVLVDVREFRSELPNLLHQKEVRVEPITLKVGDYIVTRDLCVERKSVSDLIGSLNSGRLHKQATAMQRNYKRPVLLIEFEGKDVTRLPMQRLQLLTLLFPRLRIIWSPSPHASAEMLVELKAGHDEPSLEHAAASHRYDTPLLHEQFDTTMREFVSCLPGVHSKNLRSVLSRGGSLVQLFTMDAAKLAELTGTAAAGQSLHSALHKALSPNLQASYVKPKKQPLKRKWPSKKT, encoded by the exons ATGACAAG GATGCTGGAATATGAGCGGCAGTTGTTGCTTGATATGGTGGGCGTCAACTGCCTGCTCATCAGCGCCGCCGGACTGGACATAGAGCGCGTGATGGAGTCGCTGCTGCGCGCCTACCTGGATCCGCGCAACTTAGTGCTGGTGGTGGGCACTGGCAGCGAGCAGGAGCTTCGCCTTGCCAACGCGCTCGGCGTGCCCCCCTCAACCCAGAAGTGCAGCTACGATGAGGGTGGCGTCGTCTTCGTCACCGCCAGGGTGCTCGTCGTCGACGCACTGCGGGACCGCGTGCCCCTGGCCAGCGTGACCGGCGTGGTGATGCTCCGCGCGCACGCCATCCTTGCGCAAGAGGCATTTGCCTTGCGCCTCTTCCGCCAACGCAACCCCACTGGCTTTATTTGCGCGGTCAGTGATGCCCCAAGCCGCTTCTCGTCGCACAATGTGCGTAAAGTCATGCGCACAATCTTCTGTGATAATCTGCTTCTGTGGCCTAG GTTTCATTCTGTCGTTGTAAGTGCCCTGAGTGGCGTCACTCCTGAGGTGGTGGAACTGCACGTCACGATGACCCAAAGCATGCTGAAAATCCAAACGGCTCTTCTCGAGCTGCTCTCTTACTGCGTCCGCGAGCTGCGCCGCCTGAATCCCGGTCTGCTGGATGAACTCAACGTGGAGGAAGCGCTGGCTTCCCCTCGCACCCTGCAGCGCCTGCTCGACCCTGTGTGGCACCAGCTGGGCCCCAAAAGTAGACAGCTAATTGCCGACGCCAAAACCCTACGCACCCTGCTCAGGAGTTTGTGTCAGTCGGACAGCGCCTCTTTCCTCGCGCAACTGGCGCCTTTGCGTACCGCAGAATACGCCCAACGGAGTAGCGGGTGGCTACTGCTCCCAGCCGCCGAGTCGCTGTTTGTTTTGGCCAAGGGAAGGGAcggaaatgaaaaagaaatctGTCCCAAGTGGAGTGCACTTGCTGATGTGCTTGAGGAGGAGGCCAAAGATGATGGTGAAAATAAG ATCCTGATACTTGCCGAGGAGCGAAGAACGTGCCGTCAATTGATGCGTTACCTGACCAAAGATGAGGCAAGTTCTGAAGATGATCAAACCTTCTTTAAGAAGAACAACTGTCTTGTGTTCCTGGAGCCGCTGGTGTCTCCGTTGGAGCCGCTTCTGGCTGCCTTCAGCCCTAGAATAATAATCCTATATGATGCCAACGTGGTCGCCGTTCGTCAGCTGGAGGTGTTCCAAGCCCGAAACCCTGAGCCCCGCTTGAGAGTATACTTTGTCGTGTTTGGAGGGTCGGTTGAGGAGCAACTCTACCTGACAGCCTTGCGTCGAGAAAAGGATGCCTTTGAGGCTCTAGTCCGAGAAAAAGCCTCATTAGGGGCTGGAGAAGTCAGTGTTGACGTCGGAGTTGAGTCAGCTAAACACGGCATTGTGTTAGTTGATGTCAGAGAATTCAGATCGGAGCTTCCCAATTTGCTGCATCAAAAGGAAGTCAGAGTTGAGCCGATTACTCTGAAG GTTGGAGATTACATAGTCACAAGAGACCTGTGTGTGGAGCGAAAAAGTGTTTCTGATCTCATTGGCTCGCTGAACAGCGGCCGGTTGCACAAGCAAGCCACAGCGATGCAGCGAAACTACAAAAGGCCTGTGCTGCTGATCGAATTTGAGGGGAAAGACGTGACTCGGCTACCCATGCAGCGCCTTCAGCTGCTAACCCTGCTCTTTCCTCGGCTCCGCATCATCTGGTCACCAAGCCCTCACGCGTCAGCTGAAATGCTAGTCGAACTGAAAGCCGGTCATGATGAGCCCAGCCTCGAGCACGCTGCAGCCTCGCACCGCTACGACACACCTCTGCTGCACGAACAATTTGACACAACCATGCGGGAATTCGTCTCATGCCTACCAGGGGTGCACTCGAAGAATCTGCGTTCCGTGTTGAGTCGGGGAGGTTCTTTGGTCCAGTTGTTTACCATGGATGCAGCCAAACTGGCTGAATTGACCGGCACAGCTGCCGCAGGACAAAGTTTGCACTCAGCGCTGCACAAAGCCTTGAGCCCAAATTTGCAAGCAAGCTACGTCAAACCCAAGAAGCAacctttgaaaagaaaatggcCTTCCAAAAAGACCTGA
- the LOC135941548 gene encoding homeobox protein TGIF2LX-like, giving the protein MGKTRNKQTTRAGASKKESVSPSSVQVPIEDAVRTVKRRSNLPKDAIIVMNNWLRQNLKHAYPTDAMKEHMAKSTGLTLVQVSNWFINARRRYLAQLIAEAGLDESETHKIRRRGKNQLREPAKPVTDRKLPAKFRTTSTSSTGSDSGCMENTHPIVMWHSSAESVPSSKPLIPTKNNGSKGFGMGCPELSHPFMMRPTDKLILHAHELLKEEDKKSMFYDMQLLSTVAMVVRAHSNNA; this is encoded by the exons AAACGACACGTGCTGGCGCTTCTAAGAAGGAGTCGGTGAGCCCAAGCTCTGTGCAGGTGCCCATTGAGGACGCTGTCCGGACAGTCAAACGCCGCAGCAACCTTCCCAAGGACGCCATCATCGTGATGAACAACTGGCTAAGGCAAAACCTTAAGCACGCCTACCCAACGGACGCCATGAAGGAGCATATGGCCAAGTCGACCGGACTGACTCTCGTTCAG GTTTCGAATTGGTTTATTAACGCCCGGAGGCGCTACCTGGCTCAGCTAATTGCGGAAGCTGGCTTAGATGAGTCTGAGACCCACAAAATCCGGCGGCGAGGCAAGAACCAGCTCAGGGAGCCGGCGAAGCCAGTGACTGACCGGAAGCTACCGGCCAAGTTCAGGACGACTTCTACATCGTCAACCGGATCTGACAGTGGGTGCATGGAGAACACCCACCCCATTGTCATGTGGCACAGTTCTGCGGAAAGTGTGCCCAGCTCAAAGCCCCTGATTCCTACCAAGAACAATGGCTCCAAAGGGTTTGGTATGGGATGCCCCGAGTTGAGCCACCCGTTTATGATGCGGCCCACTGACAAGTTAATTCTGCACGCTCATGAGTTGCTCAAAGAGGAGGACAAGAAAAGCATGTTCTATGACATGCAGTTGCTGTCTACAGTGGCTATGGTCGTGAGAGCTCACAGCAATAATGCTTAA